GATTGTTCCAAGCATCGGCGCAAGAGGTTTCTGGGTTGCCTTTATCATTGCATTAACCATTGCTGCGGCTTTACTCTTTATGCGTATGCGAAAAATCCAATCACAACCTGATGAAACCATTATTCAACAGTTAGAAAGATTGAAGTAGTTAAAGTAAAAAGTGCGGTCAAAATTGACCGCACTTTTGTCTTCTATCTATTTAAATACTTTAGCAAATCCCAGTAATACATTTCGGTCATAGTCATAAAATTCATATTTATCTAAAAGTACATCATTCCAACAATAATTTTTCTTATCTGTGCTTTTAATAAAATAATGACCAGGTTTAGCTATAAGAAATGATGAGAAATCCTCAGAAAAAATAACGAACTCACCACTATAGTATGAGATTAATGACCCTACACATTTTTTAAAAAATCTATTGTTTGAACGTGATTTCATAGCAATAGGTGGGATGTTTTCATTTTTTATATGATTTAAATCATCATAACTAAAGACTACAGGAATAGCGTACAAACAATCGAATTCTTTAAGGAATCCAGATATATATAAATCAGTTCTACACTCATCGGAATAATCATCATCTAGAAACTCTATAAATTTATACTTCCTAAAATTGTCATAATTATACTCTTCTTTATCAAAGTTAATTAAGTACTTATAGTTATTGAATACTTTTTCTATCTCATCTTCAGAAAATAAAATATCATTTTTATCTAATGTTTTTTTATAATCTTCATACCAAGAGTTACTCGCCATATAATGCCTCAAAATTCGCCATTCTATATCAATTAGATTAAGTACTTATTTAATTTATTATTCGGATTACTTACAACGTGACACACTAAGAAGTGTGTCCCATCAAAATTTGATAACATAAAAAGTGCGGTCGAATTTAACCGCACTTTTGTCTTTTACATCACCACCACATCAAACTGTTCTTGGTTGTAGTACTGCTCGGTTTTAACTTGAACTTGTTTGCTAATGAACATTTCTATCTCTGGCAATAAACCGTGCGATTCTTCTTTGATTAAGTAATCTGCCACGGCTGGAGAGGCATAAACCACAAATTGTTCACTCGAGAATAAGTGGTTAACACGAATGATCTCTCGCATAATTTCGTAACATACTGTTTCGACGGTTTTCACACGTCCACGACCTTGACAAGTTGGGCATTCATCACACAATACATGCTCTAAACTTTCGCGAGTACGTTTACGCGTCATTTCCACTAGGCCAAGTTGAGTAAAGCCATTTACATTGGTTTTTACGCGATCTTTCGATAGAGCCTCTTCCAAGGATTCAATCACGCGATTGCGATGCTCATCGGTTTGCATATCAATAAAATCAATAATGATAATACCGCCTAAATTACGTAGTTGTAGCTGCTGAGCAATAGCTTTAGTGGCTTCAATATTGGTGTTAAAAATGGTTTCATCTAAATTTCGATGACCAACGAATGCTCCCGTATTGATATCAATGGTCGTCATGGCTTCGGTTTGCTCAATAATGAGATAGCCGCCTGATTTTAAATTCACGCGTTTCTCTAAGGCATTTTGAATACCACGTTCTACGCCATAAATATCAAAAATCGGCTGACTGCCCGTATAAAGCATTAATTTTTCACTCAATTCAGGCATAAATTCATCGGTAAATTCTTTCACTTCGTTAAAACAAAGTTTGGAATCGATATGAATTTTCTCTAAATTGGCGCCGATAAAATCACGTAAAATACGCTGTGGTAATGCAGGCTCGCCATAAATTTTAGAACGGGTTGGATATTTGCCTTTACGCTCAAGCACTTTACGCCATAAACGTTTTAAAAATTCTGCATCTTGATGCAATTCTTCTTCTGTTGCACCTTCGGTAGCAGTACGAATAATAAAGCCGCCTAACTCATCACAAAAAGGCTCAACTAACGCTTTTAGTCTTGCGCGTTCTTCTTCGCTTTCAATACGTTGCGAGACACCAACATGGCTATTTTCTGGCATAAAGACGAGATAACGAGAAGGTAATGTAATATCGGTAGTTAATCTTGCACCTTTAGTGCCCAAAGGATCTTTTACCACTTGGACTACGATATCCTGCCCTTCGCGTACGAGTTCAGAAATGCTTTTTGCTCGGAATTGCTTTTGCTCGTTCACATCCACACATTCGGTATGTGAAACAATATCGGAAGCGTGTAAAAATGCGGCTTTTTCTAAACCGATATCCACAAATGCGGACTGCATTCCCGGTAAAACACGGGTTACTCGTCCTTTATAGATATTCCCCACGATGCCACGTTTGGCTTGACGTTCAATATGAACTTCTTTTAAAACGCCCGTTTCCACCAACGCAACGCGAGTTTCATTGGGCGTAACATTCATTAATAATTCAACAGAATCCATTTTTTCGACCTTAGTTTTAATGGTATAAGTCTATCGAAAAGGAAAATAGAATAATAGACCCAAATAAGGTAAAATATGACCTTTCTCAAATTTTCATGACTTTTTTTGAGGTACTTAATGTTTGGTTTAGACCCAACACTTATTACTTTTAGTATTTATATTTTCGGCATGATTTTAATCGGTGTCCTTGCCTATTATTATACAAACAACTTATCCGATTACATTTTAGGTGGCCGTAAACTCGGAAGTTTTGTGACAGCCATGTCTGCTGGCGCATCTGATATGTCAGGCTGGCTATTAATGGGCTTGCCTGGTGCAGTATATGTATCTGGTTTAGTAGAAGGTTGGATCGCCATTGGTTTAATCTTCGGGGCTTATTTTAACTGGTTACTCGTGGCTGGTCGTTTACGGATTTATACCGAATTTAACAACAATGCGCTCACATTACCAGAATATTTCCACCATCGCTTTGGCACATCACATAATCTCTTAAAAATTGTGTCTGCAACAATCATCCTGGTATTCTTCACTATTTATTGTGGTTCTGGTGTGGTTGCAGGGGCGAAATTATTCCAAAACCTATTCTCTGTCGACTACTCCACCGCCATTTGGTACGGTGCATTAGCAACGATTATTTATACTTTTATCGGTGGTTTTTTAGCCGTAAGTTGGACAGATACCATTCAAGCTACATTGATGATTTTTGCACTGATTTTAACGCCGCTCTTCATCTGTTTAAGTTTGGGTGATACATCACAATTTACAGAAGTGCTACATCAAGCTGAAATCTCAGCGAATAAAGACTTTACCGATTTATTTAGTTCTACCACGCCATTAGGTTTATTAAGTTTGGCGGCTTGGGGATTAGGTTATTTTGGTCAACCGCATATTCTTGCGCGTTTTATGGCCGCTTACTCGGTGAAATCTCTCATTAAAGCACGCCGCATCAGTATGACATGGATGGTGATTTGCCTCGCCGGTGCGATTGGTATCGGTTTCTTCGGGATTCCTTATTTCTTTGCTAACCCCAATGTGGCTGGCTTGGTAAATAATGAACCAGAACAAGTCTTTATTGAATTGGCTAAATTGCTCTTTAATCCATGGATTGCTGGTATTCTACTTTCTGCGATTTTAGCAGCAGTAATGAGCACACTTTCTGCACAATTATTAATTTCTTCAAGCTCTATTACTGAAGATTTTTATAAAGGGTTTATTCGCCCAAAAGCCGCTGAAAAAGAATTAGTTTGGTTAGGTCGTGCAATGGTTTTAGTTATTGCCGCTATCGCCATTTGGATTGCGCAAGATGAAAACAGCAAAGTACTAAAACTCGTTGAATTTGCCTGGGCTGGGTTTGGTTCTGCATTTGGTCCTGTGGTGCTTTTCTCCTTATTCTGGAAACGCATGACTTCATCAGCGGCGATGGCTGGCATGGTTGTCGGCGCAGTTGTCGTATTTGCTTGGAAATCCGTCATTCCTAAAACCAGTGAGTGGTTTAATGTTTATGAAATGATCCCTGGATTTGCTCTCGCTAGCCTAGCAATTATTGTGGTTTCTCTTCTGTCTGGAGAACCGGAAAATGAAGTTAAAGAAACCTTTGAGAAAGCCGAAAAAGCTTATAAGGAAGCAAAATAATGATTGATTTTCGTCCTTTTTATCAGCAAATTGCCACCACCAATTTATCTGCTTGGCTAGAAACGTTGCCTTTGCAGTTAAAAGAATGGGAAAAACAAACCCATGGTGATTATGCCAAATGGTCAAAAATCGTGGATTTTCTCCCTGATTTGCAGGCAGATATTATTGATTTAAAAAATGCCGTGAAATCTGACCGCACTTCCCCACTTTCAGAGGGTGAAAAACAACGCATTATCCACCATTTAAAGCAATTGATGCCATGGCGAAAAGGACCTTATCATTTATTTGATATTCATGTAGATTGCGAATGGCGTTCTGATTTCAAATGGGATCGTGTTTTGCCTCATCTTGCACCATTAAAAGATCGTACCATTTTAGATGTGGGCTGCGGTAGCGGTTACCATATGTGGCGAATGGTTGGTGAAGGTGCAAAAATGGTGGTGGGTATTGATCCAACCGAACTTTTCCTTTGCCAATTTGAGGCCGTTCGAAAATTATTAAATAATGATCGACGAGCTAACTTAATCCCATTAGGCATTGAAGAAATGCAATCACTTGCGGCATTTGATACGGTATTCTCAATGGGTGTGCTTTATCATCGTAAATCACCGCTCGATCACCTCACTCAACTAAAAAATCAATTAGTAAAAGGTGGCGAGCTCGTCTTAGAAACCTTAGTGGTTGATGGCGATGTGAATACGGTATTAGTGCCTTCAGATCGCTATGCCAAAATGAAAAACGTATATTTTATTCCTTCTGTTGCTGCACTCATCAATTGGTTGGAAAAAGTCGGCTTTACTAATGTGCGTTGTGTGGATGTCGCCACCACAACATTAGAAGAACAGCGTAAAACGGATTGGTTAGAAAATGAAAGTTTGATTGATTTCTTAGATCCAAATAATCACAGTAAAACTATCGAAGGCTATCAAGCACCAACTCGTGCAGTGATTTTAGCCAATAAATAATTGCTTAAATAAAAGAGCGGTCAAAAAATTCAATGTTTTTTTGACCGCTCTTTGCTTTTCTATTTTAATTATTTTAATGCAATATGCACCGTAATCTCTTCTCGATCGTGATACAAATGCTTAGCCTGAATATCAAATTCCAGTTCTTTTTCTGCCAACATCACTGCAAGATTTTCTAGGCACAACATCACTTCTTGATAACGTTTTTTCATTGGCAATTTCAAGTTGAAAATGGTTTCTCGGCACCAGCCGTTAATCAGCCATTTTCCGATTAAATTGGCTATGCGGCTTGGTTGTTCCACCATATCACACACAAGCCAATCAATATGCTTGCGTTTTGGTGGTTGGAATTTAAATCCGTCTTCTGGGCAATGTTCTATTCTACCGGTATCATGCAAACTGGCCGCCATTTTGCCGTGATCGACCGCATACACAAATAAACCACGTTTCACTAATTGATAGGTCCAGCCGCCAGGGCAAGCTCCAAGATCAACGCCAACCATATTTTCATTTAAGCGTTTACTTTCTTCATTTCGAGGAATAAAGGTTAAAATCGCTTCTTCCAATTTTAAAGTTGAACGGCTTGGCGCATCCGCTGGGAATTTCAAACGTGGTATCCCCATAAAATGGGTAGAGTTATTGCCAAGATAAGAATACCCTACATAGCAGCAATTCGGCTGAGTGAAAAAACAATGTAAAATCTGACCGCGCTTTGCATTCGGCTTACCTTGTAACCAACCTTGTTTTTTCAACGCTTGACGTAACGGCACGGTGAATTTTCGGCAAAATGTCGAAAGCTCTTTGGCTTCATTGGTATCTGCTGTTTCGACAAATAACTCTACCGCTTGCTTAAGATTAATGTCTTCTGCAATATGTTTATATTGAGCAAGAATTGGCGAGATACGATCTTGAGGATCGAGATTTTCTAAGAGATCTGAAACAACGAGCATTTGACGCGCAAAAATCAAACGATTAAAAGGGATTTCTCGCGCTAAACGATCTGCATCACCCGGTTGATAACATTCAAAAATGACATAGCCGCTGTTTTCTACTACGCGAGCAAAACCAAATACACCACGCTCAGAGGCTCGGTCAGTAATTTCTGCGGCGACTTCTTTTTCAAAGCCAATTCGACAATATAAGGCTAATTTATTCATGTTTTCCTAATTTAATTGAATCTTTAATCCATTTTCTAAAGGCTTGAATTTGTTCATCATCTAAACGATCTAAATGATTGACCACATAGAATGATTTTGGATCCCGCAATTCGGTTGGTAACACAATTTGCAAATGACCGTTTTCAATTTCTTGCTGAGCCAAAATACGATTAGCTAACGCAATACCCTGCCCATGAACGGCCGCTTGCAATGCCATAAAAGTATGGCTAAATAACGGACCTTGCTGAATATTCAAATCATCTAATTTGAGATAATCCGCCATCGCTTGCCAGTTATCTCGAGTATGCGTATGAATCAGCGTATGCTTTTTCAAATCATCAGGGCAACGCACCGGCGTTTTCTCAAGCAATGAAGGTGCAGCTAAAATCACGAGATTTTCTTCGCCTAAACGATCAACCTGTAAGTTCTCCCAATCGCCTTTGCCATAATAAATGGCAATATCAATTTCTTTATTCAATAAACCTTCATCTTGATCCACGCCCTTCAAGCGCACTTCAATTTCAGGGTGTTGTTTATTAAAATCACTCAAATGAGGCACAAGCCATTGAATACCAAAGGTTTGTGGTACGCTAATTGCCAAATGTGGCTCAGCTTTAAGCGTTAATAAACGTTCAGTCGCTTCATTTAATTTTCGTAACACTTTGTTAATATCAACAAAGTAGGCTTTCCCAAATTCAGTCAATTCGAGCGAACGATTTTTTCGAATAAAAAGCTCAACACCTAAAAAATCTTCTAATAATTTTATTTGATGGCTCACTGCGGCTTGTGTCACAAAAAGTTCATCTGCCGCTTTTGTGAAGCTTAAATGTCGTGCAGCAGACTCGAAAGACTTTAATGAATTCAAGGGAGGCAAACGTTTATACATGATTCTTCCCAACAGCTAAATTTTAGTTTATAATAATAAAAGTTCAATTCGGATTAGTTTTTTTTATGCGTCAAATAAAAAAACATCACTTGTCCTTCCATCACCTTCTACCTACAATACACCCATACTTAATGATTGGTAATTCCTTACAAGTTAATGAGTTTCAGACTTAAGTATGATGTTGTGTTTGCATATAGTTCGGTTCTCCGAGCTGGAGTAACAATTAAGTTACTCATTTACTTCCTATATATATTAAACCATTCTGGTTAAGCGCTGCTCGTTTCGAGCGGCGTTTTTTTATTCTTAGCATTCTAACATAAGCAAAATTTTATTTCCTGACCAACTTCACAAATTTGAAAATCCAATAAAAATTTTGAGAAATCACAATATTTTTGTGTTTAAAGGTTTTCATAGTTATCGTAATGGTGTAGATTAACTGCATTTCCATTCATAAAATTATTTATACAAATTAAGGAAGCAAAATGAAAGACTTAGACTGGAACAATCTTGGATTTAGTTATATCAAAACAGATTACCGATTCATCGCACATTGGAAAGATGGTAAATGGGATGAAGGTAAACTCACCACCGATAATATGCTACATATCCACGAAGGTTCAACTGCAATTCACTACGGTCAACAATGCTTTGAAGGCTTAAAAGCCTATCGTTGTAAAGACGGTTCAATCAACTTATTCCGTCCTGATCAAAATGCAAAACGCATGCAACACACCTCTGATCGCTTATTAATGCCACAAGTGCCAACAGAATTATTTATCCGTGCTTGTAAAGAAGTGGTGAAAGCAAACCAAGAATGGTTAGGTCCTTACGGATCTGGCGCAACATTATATTTACGTCCATTCCTCTTTGGTACAGGCGCGAATATCGGTGTAAAAACCGCACCTGAATTTATTTTCTCTGTATTCTGCTGCCCTGTTGGCGCTTATTTCAAAGGTGGTTTAGCACCATCTAACGTCATTACGACTGATTACGACCGTGCTGCCCCTATGGGTACAGGTGGCGTAAAAGTGGGTGGTAACTATGCTGCAAGCTTACTTCCACATGAATTAGCGGCAGAGGCTAGCACATCAGAGCGTAAATTTGCAGATGCGATCTATCTCGATCCAAAAACACATACTAAAATTGAAGAAGTGGGTGCAGCAAACTTCTTTGGTATCACTAAAGATAATAAATTTATCACTCCTGCATCTGAATCCATTTTACCAAGTATCACCAAATACTCCTTACTTTACATTGCAAAAGAGCGTTTAGGTATGGAAGCTATCGAAGGTGATGTGTATATCGATCAACTTGATCAATTTGCAGAAGCGGGGGCTTGTGGTACTGCCGCAGTGATTACGCCAGTAGGCGGTATTCAACACAAAGGCAAATTCCACGTGTTCTATTCAGAAACTGAAGTAGGTCCTGTCACACGTAAACTTTACAACGAATTAACGGGTATCCAATTCGGTGATGTTGAAGCACCTGAAGGCTGGATTGTAAAAGTAGAATAATCTCTTCCTTTCCATCAAAAAGTGAGACTCACGTAATTCAAGGACTAAGTTC
The sequence above is a segment of the Haemophilus parainfluenzae genome. Coding sequences within it:
- the rng gene encoding ribonuclease G, with protein sequence MDSVELLMNVTPNETRVALVETGVLKEVHIERQAKRGIVGNIYKGRVTRVLPGMQSAFVDIGLEKAAFLHASDIVSHTECVDVNEQKQFRAKSISELVREGQDIVVQVVKDPLGTKGARLTTDITLPSRYLVFMPENSHVGVSQRIESEEERARLKALVEPFCDELGGFIIRTATEGATEEELHQDAEFLKRLWRKVLERKGKYPTRSKIYGEPALPQRILRDFIGANLEKIHIDSKLCFNEVKEFTDEFMPELSEKLMLYTGSQPIFDIYGVERGIQNALEKRVNLKSGGYLIIEQTEAMTTIDINTGAFVGHRNLDETIFNTNIEATKAIAQQLQLRNLGGIIIIDFIDMQTDEHRNRVIESLEEALSKDRVKTNVNGFTQLGLVEMTRKRTRESLEHVLCDECPTCQGRGRVKTVETVCYEIMREIIRVNHLFSSEQFVVYASPAVADYLIKEESHGLLPEIEMFISKQVQVKTEQYYNQEQFDVVVM
- the putP gene encoding sodium/proline symporter PutP, whose product is MFGLDPTLITFSIYIFGMILIGVLAYYYTNNLSDYILGGRKLGSFVTAMSAGASDMSGWLLMGLPGAVYVSGLVEGWIAIGLIFGAYFNWLLVAGRLRIYTEFNNNALTLPEYFHHRFGTSHNLLKIVSATIILVFFTIYCGSGVVAGAKLFQNLFSVDYSTAIWYGALATIIYTFIGGFLAVSWTDTIQATLMIFALILTPLFICLSLGDTSQFTEVLHQAEISANKDFTDLFSSTTPLGLLSLAAWGLGYFGQPHILARFMAAYSVKSLIKARRISMTWMVICLAGAIGIGFFGIPYFFANPNVAGLVNNEPEQVFIELAKLLFNPWIAGILLSAILAAVMSTLSAQLLISSSSITEDFYKGFIRPKAAEKELVWLGRAMVLVIAAIAIWIAQDENSKVLKLVEFAWAGFGSAFGPVVLFSLFWKRMTSSAAMAGMVVGAVVVFAWKSVIPKTSEWFNVYEMIPGFALASLAIIVVSLLSGEPENEVKETFEKAEKAYKEAK
- the cmoB gene encoding tRNA 5-methoxyuridine(34)/uridine 5-oxyacetic acid(34) synthase CmoB, producing MIDFRPFYQQIATTNLSAWLETLPLQLKEWEKQTHGDYAKWSKIVDFLPDLQADIIDLKNAVKSDRTSPLSEGEKQRIIHHLKQLMPWRKGPYHLFDIHVDCEWRSDFKWDRVLPHLAPLKDRTILDVGCGSGYHMWRMVGEGAKMVVGIDPTELFLCQFEAVRKLLNNDRRANLIPLGIEEMQSLAAFDTVFSMGVLYHRKSPLDHLTQLKNQLVKGGELVLETLVVDGDVNTVLVPSDRYAKMKNVYFIPSVAALINWLEKVGFTNVRCVDVATTTLEEQRKTDWLENESLIDFLDPNNHSKTIEGYQAPTRAVILANK
- the rlmM gene encoding 23S rRNA (cytidine(2498)-2'-O)-methyltransferase RlmM yields the protein MNKLALYCRIGFEKEVAAEITDRASERGVFGFARVVENSGYVIFECYQPGDADRLAREIPFNRLIFARQMLVVSDLLENLDPQDRISPILAQYKHIAEDINLKQAVELFVETADTNEAKELSTFCRKFTVPLRQALKKQGWLQGKPNAKRGQILHCFFTQPNCCYVGYSYLGNNSTHFMGIPRLKFPADAPSRSTLKLEEAILTFIPRNEESKRLNENMVGVDLGACPGGWTYQLVKRGLFVYAVDHGKMAASLHDTGRIEHCPEDGFKFQPPKRKHIDWLVCDMVEQPSRIANLIGKWLINGWCRETIFNLKLPMKKRYQEVMLCLENLAVMLAEKELEFDIQAKHLYHDREEITVHIALK
- a CDS encoding transcriptional regulator GcvA, translating into MYKRLPPLNSLKSFESAARHLSFTKAADELFVTQAAVSHQIKLLEDFLGVELFIRKNRSLELTEFGKAYFVDINKVLRKLNEATERLLTLKAEPHLAISVPQTFGIQWLVPHLSDFNKQHPEIEVRLKGVDQDEGLLNKEIDIAIYYGKGDWENLQVDRLGEENLVILAAPSLLEKTPVRCPDDLKKHTLIHTHTRDNWQAMADYLKLDDLNIQQGPLFSHTFMALQAAVHGQGIALANRILAQQEIENGHLQIVLPTELRDPKSFYVVNHLDRLDDEQIQAFRKWIKDSIKLGKHE
- a CDS encoding branched-chain amino acid aminotransferase → MKDLDWNNLGFSYIKTDYRFIAHWKDGKWDEGKLTTDNMLHIHEGSTAIHYGQQCFEGLKAYRCKDGSINLFRPDQNAKRMQHTSDRLLMPQVPTELFIRACKEVVKANQEWLGPYGSGATLYLRPFLFGTGANIGVKTAPEFIFSVFCCPVGAYFKGGLAPSNVITTDYDRAAPMGTGGVKVGGNYAASLLPHELAAEASTSERKFADAIYLDPKTHTKIEEVGAANFFGITKDNKFITPASESILPSITKYSLLYIAKERLGMEAIEGDVYIDQLDQFAEAGACGTAAVITPVGGIQHKGKFHVFYSETEVGPVTRKLYNELTGIQFGDVEAPEGWIVKVE